A portion of the Parasteatoda tepidariorum isolate YZ-2023 chromosome 5, CAS_Ptep_4.0, whole genome shotgun sequence genome contains these proteins:
- the LOC122268876 gene encoding alpha-latroinsectotoxin-Lt1a-like, translated as MDLGSNANYSETGKALMRMTREMSLEEQGANCKKIEKGQNYLDAAIGVAGVALGVFALFTMPLLIVVSSAILVNVLIAKALTADENIERECADLPFKELDEKMKARQEETDRKIAEQTEILKEVSEKVGQTLDKIEDVRKEMGDNFQRVLNKIGDLDASNPVSEIKTAIESISFSEENKRLATPERYVYIIQQEVAKNSDSSLYNYIGMQGSLYNAIFAVINKKNTIKPNIALPGLNIGVTTYASTVITLIQQLRYMSEYAYQKGDLKKFNNYFNRLCFDFNYFKLIVNGSSKKQGIIDQVTQMLNEAKKSKSKQDLGDELFDNIGTYITQLNQLKQKITALSLDVLETTPDKNMDIDFNSRTGNQRSSSNFLDWKKGTKVSYAVQFEKDGKYSKVSGWTSPQDIVDIANPDIVFRKSSNMNRLVFRKFGNGDAELAYILPGSEVKFRDVHRDLYNLAFKNSLSESQVSSNMDRLIRLGANVKAVFEGKRTVIHAAAIAGRSVSRYPAFKTRTISVVNAQ; from the exons ATGGATTTGGGCTCGAATGCAAACTATTCGGAGACGGGTAAAGCGTTGATGCGTATGACGAGGGAGATGAGCTTAGAAGAGCAAGGAgcgaattgcaaaaaaattgaaaaaggtcAGAATTATCTGGACGCGGCAATTGGTGTAGCAGGCGTTGCATTAGGAGTGTTTGCCTTGTTTACCATGCCACTGCTAATCGTGGTCTCCTCCGCGATATTAGTTAATGTACTGATTGCCAAGGCTTTAACAGCAGACGAGAACATTGAGAGAGAATGTGCTGATCTCCCTTTTAAAGAGTTAGACGAAAAAATGAAAGCTAGACAAGAAGAAACAGATAGAAAAATTGCAGaacaaactgaaattttaaaagaagtaagtGAAAAAGTTGGCCAAACTCTCGACAAAATAGAAGATGTAAGAAAGGAAATGGGCGATAACTTTCAGAGGGTATTGAATAAAATCGGGGATCTGGATGCCAGTAACCCAGTTTCCGAAATAAAAACAGCGATCGAATCCATTTCATTTAGTGAGGAGAACAAAAGGTTAGCAACTCCTGAGCGTTATGTTTACATCATCCAGCAAGAAGTAGCAAAAAATTCAGATTCATCTCTTTACAATTACATTGGAATGCAAGGTAGTCTGTATAATGCCATTTTTGCTGTGATTAACAAGAAGAATACCATTAAACCGAACATTGCCCTTCCCGGACTCAACATTGGAGTTACGACTTACGCATCGACCGTCATTACTCTCATTCAGCAACTACGTTACATGTCGGAATATGCTTACCAAAAGGGTGATTTGAAAAAGTTCAACAACTATTTCAATCGTCTTTGctttgatttcaattatttcaaactgATAGTTAATGGTTCCTCAAAAAAGCAAGGTATAATCGATCAAGTTACGCAGATGTTAAACgaagcaaaaaaaagtaaaagcaagCAAGATCTTGGCGATGAATTGTTCGACAATATTGGAACATACATCACCCAACTTAATCAATTAAAGCAAAAGATTACAGCACTTTCATTAGATGTGCTCGAAACCACCCCAGATAAGAACATGGATATTGATTTCAACTCCAGAACTGGGAATCAACGCAGTAGTAGTAACTTCTTAGACTGGAAAAAAGGCACTAAGGTCAGTTACGCAGTGCAGTTCGAAAAAGATGGTAAGTATTCTAAAGTTAGTGGCTGGACTTCACCACAGGATATAGTGGATATAGCCAATCCGGATATTGTATTCCGGAAATCGAGCAATATGAATAGATTAGTCTTCCGTAAATTTGGCAATGGTGATGCAGAATTGGCATACATCCTCCCTGGCTCGGAAGTAAAATTTAGAGACGTCCACAGGGATTTGtataatttagcttttaaaaactcCCTCAGCGAGTCGCAGGTTTCAAGTAACATGGATAGACTCATTAGATTGGGAGCGAATGTTAAGGCAGTGTTTGAGGGTAAACGAACCGTTATTCATGCGGCAGCTATTGCTGGACGATCT GTGAGCAGATACCCTGCATTTAAAACGAGAACAATAAGTGTTGTCAATGCTCAGTGA
- the LOC107440050 gene encoding alpha-latrocrustotoxin-Lt1a-like, whose amino-acid sequence MDLGSNANYLETGKALMRMTREMTLEEQGENCKKIEKGQNYMDAALGIAGVALGVFALFTMPMLIVVSSAVLVNVLIAKALTADENIERECADLPFKELDEKMKARQEETDRKIAEQNEILKEVNEKVGQTLDKIEDVRKEMGDNFQRVLNKIGDLDASNPVSEIKTAIESISFGEENKRLATPDRYVYIIQQEVAKKSDTSLYNYIGMQGSLYKAIFAVINKKNTIKPNIALPGLNIGVTTYASSVITLIQQLRYMSEYVYQKGDLKKFNNFYNRLIFDFNFFKLILNGSSRKQGILDQVIQILNDAKKSKSKQDLGDELFENIGRYITQLNQLKQKIAALSLNVLESTPDNNLDIDFNSRTGDQLSNTNFLDWKEGTKVSYAVQFEKDGKYSKVSDWTSPQDIMKKANPDIVFRKTSNMNRLVFRKFGNGEAELAYILPGSKSSFRDVHRDLYNLAFKNSLSEAEVESNMDRLIKLGADVKAVFEGKRTVIHAAAIAGRTVMLGKILEKEGSLINLQDKLGFTPLHLAAENKRTDFAQGLINRGANVNVQGQEYKVSPLHLAVRYHAEEIVKALLENSNINPNLKDIAGLTPLHYAVTDENYNKKLFTTLLTNRKTDLNVKDNNGLAVVHYATILNRWEEVVDLTFEGDRFDIYAKDNQQMLAVHYDAMKGYKNEQLISSMMADDKASKLNDAAGEKHWTPLHYAAFFKQTAWVKYLFHWHENVVSKINVDAKDVDDQTPLHLAAAAGLKEIVKELLANGAKVYEKTKKQNTPLDLAVMHNRKEVIDDLLTFENNQKLKNGKSAKENDTKACQLAKGEMLNLLKKKNRCGNFRRSNDDNSTNSPRKFAPIGMSENNSLRPLLISNKPKENLELKNINPLTQVDVNGALLLLDLFIRKMTNEKYNSAWIGSLSLLDARARALNITDNLQKIMEIAGNDGDLFDIHSKIYKAIMSGNDYKLVKEVCTYLNQYSTLEPQKVENIISAMVENKSFGITKNAIQGNLENLIAQACYRNNF is encoded by the coding sequence ATGGATTTGGGTTCGAATGCAAACTATTTGGAGACGGGTAAAGCGTTGATGCGTATGACGAGGGAGATGACCCTAGAAGAACAAGGCgagaattgcaaaaaaattgaaaaaggtcAGAATTATATGGACGCGGCACTTGGTATAGCCGGGGTGGCGTTAGGAGTGTTTGCCTTGTTCACCATGCCAATGCTAATTGTGGTTTCCTCCGCGGTATTAGTTAATGTACTGATTGCTAAGGCTTTAACAGCAGACGAGAACATTGAGAGAGAATGTGCTGATCTCCCTTTTAAAGAGTTAGACGAAAAAATGAAAGCTAGACAAGAAGAAACAGATAGAAAAATTgcagaacaaaatgaaattttgaaagaagtaaatgaaaaagttgGCCAAACTCTCGACAAAATAGAAGATGTTAGAAAGGAAATGGGTGATAATTTTCAGAGggtattgaataaaattgggGATCTAGATGCCAGTAATCCAGTTTCGGAGATAAAAACTGCGATCGAATCAATTTCATTTGGTGAAGAGAACAAAAGGTTAGCAACTCCTGACCGATATGTTTATATCATCCAGCAAGAAGTAGCAAAGAAATCCGACACTTCTCTTTACAACTACATTGGAATGCAAGGTAGTCTGTATAAGGCCATTTTTGCAGTGATTAACAAGAAGAATACCATTAAACCAAACATTGCCCTTCCCGGACTCAACATTGGAGTTACGACTTACGCATCGAGCGTAATTACTCTCATTCAGCAACTACGTTACATGTCGGAATATGTTTACCAAAAGGGTGATTTGAAAAAGTTCAACAACTTTTATAATCGTcttattttcgatttcaattttttcaaactaattctTAATGGTTCTTCGAGAAAGCAAGGTATCCTCGACcaagttattcaaattttgaatgacgctaaaaaaagcaaaagcaaGCAAGATCTTGGCGACGAATTGTTCGAAAATATTGGAAGATACATCACTCAACTTAATCAATTAAAGCAAAAGATTGCAGCCTTGTCTCTAAATGTACTTGAATCCACTCCAGATAATAACTTAGACATTGATTTCAATTCACGCACCGGTGATCAGCTTAGTAATACGAACTTCTTAGACTGGAAAGAAGGCACCAAGGTCAGTTACGCAGTACAGTTCGAAAAAGATGGTAAATATTCTAAAGTTAGTGACTGGACTTCACCACAGGATATAATGAAGAAAGCCAATCCGGATATTGTATTCCGGAAAACGAGCAATATGAATAGATTAGTCTTCCGCAAATTTGGTAATGGTGAAGCAGAATTGGCATACATCCTCCCTGGCTCAAAATCAAGCTTTAGAGACGTTCACAGGGATTTGtataatttagcttttaaaaactcCCTCAGTGAAGCGGAAGTTGAAAGTAACATGGATAGACTTATCAAATTAGGAGCAGATGTTAAAGCAGTTTTTGAGGGTAAACGAACAGTGATCCACGCTGCAGCTATTGCTGGTCGAACTGTTATGTTAGGTAAAATTTTAGAGAAGGAAGGTTCTCTCATTAATCTACAAGATAAATTAGGCTTCACCCCTCTTCACCTAGCTGCTGAAAATAAAAGGACAGATTTTGCACAGGGGCTAATTAATCGCGGCGCAAACGTTAATGTACAAGGACAGGAATATAAAGTGTCTCCACTGCATTTGGCTGTGCGTTACCATGCCGAGGAAATTGTAAAAGCTCTGTTAGAAAACTCAAACATTAAcccaaatttaaaagatatagcCGGTCTCACTCCTTTGCATTATGCTGTTACTgatgaaaattacaataaaaagctTTTCACTACACTACTAACCAATCGAAAAACAGATTTGAATGTAAAGGATAACAATGGATTAGCAGTAGTGCATTATGCAACCATACTCAATCGCTGGGAAGAGGTAGTCGATTTAACTTTTGAAGGTGACAGATTTGATATCTATGCAAAAGATAACCAACAAATGTTAGCTGTTCATTACGATGCTATGAAAGGATATAAGAATGAACAATTAATATCTTCTATGATGGCGGATGACAAAGCATCTAAGCTTAATGATGCAGCAGGCGAGAAACATTGGACTCCTTTGCATTATGCTGCATTTTTCAAGCAAACTGCTTGGGTAAAATACCTGTTTCATTGGCATGAAAATGTGGTATCGAAGATTAATGTTGATGCCAAAGACGTTGATGATCAGACTCCTTTGCATTTGGCTGCTGCAGCTGGCTTGAAAGAAATTGTCAAAGAGTTGCTGGCTAATGGGGCAAAAGTTTACGAAAAGACGAAGAAACAAAATACACCTCTTGATCTCGCAGTTATGCACAATAGAAAAGAAGTTATTGATGATTTGCtgacatttgaaaataatcaaaaattgaaaaatggaaagtCTGCTAAAGAAAATGATACTAAGGCATGTCAATTAGCAAAGGGAGAGATGTTAAATCTACTAAAGAAGAAGAATCGTTGTGGTAATTTCCGTCGCTCCAATGACGACAATTCTACAAACTCACCTCGGAAATTTGCGCCCATCGGCATGTCTGAAAACAATAGTTTAAGACCTTTGTTAATTTCGAATAAACCGAAAGAGAAtttggaattgaaaaatattaatcctCTAACACAAGTAGATGTAAATGGTGCCTTGCTTTTACTGGATCTCTTCATTCGAAAAATGACTAACGAAAAATACAATTCTGCTTGGATTGGTTCTCTATCTTTGTTAGATGCACGAGCTCGAGCTTTAAATATCACTGATAATTTGCAAAAGATCATGGAAATAGCAGGAAATGATGGGGATCTTTTTGACATTCATTCAAAGATATACAAGGCTATTATGAGCGGAAATGATTACAAACTTGTAAAAGAAGTATGCACCTATTTAAACCAGTATTCCACATTGGAACCACAAAAAgttgaaaacattatttctgcaatggttgaaaataaatcttttggaATTACTAAGAACGCAATTCAAGGTAACTTAGAAAACTTAATCGCTCAGGCCTGCTAtcgaaataacttttaa
- the LOC107440051 gene encoding alpha-latrocrustotoxin-Lt1a-like, protein MDLGSNENYLETGKSLMRMTREMSLEEQGANCKTIEKGQNYMDATIGIAGFALGVAALFTMPMLIVVSSALLINVLIAKALTADENIERECADLPFKELDEKMKARQEETDRKIAEQTEILKEVSEKVGQTLDKIEDVRKEMGDNFQRVLNKIGDLDASNPVSEIKTAIESISFSEENKRLATPERYVYIIQQEVAKNSDSSLYNYIGMQGSLYNAIFAVINKKNTIKPNIALPGLNIGVTTYASTVITLIQQLRYMSEYAYQKGDLKKFNNYFNRLCFDFNYFKLIVNGSSKKQGIIDQVTQMLNEAKKSKSKQDLGDELFDNIGTYITQLNQLKQKITALSLDVLETTPDKNMDIDFNSRTGNQRSSSNFLDWKKGTKVSYAVQFEKDGKYSKVSGWTSPQDIVDIANPDIVFRKSSNMNRLVFRKFGNGDAELAYILPGSEVKFRDVHRDLYNLAFKNSLSESQVSSNMDRLIRLGANVKAVFEGKRTVIHAAAIAGRSVMLGKILEKDRSLINKPDRLGFTPLHLAAENKRTAFARWLINRGANVNLQGQEFKVSPLHLAVRYHADEIVEDLLESSKINPNLKDIAGLTPLHYAVTDENYDKYFFTTLIDNKKTDLNVKDNNGLAVVHYATILNRWEEVIDLTYKKERFDIFAKDNQQMLAVHYDAMKGNQVEELVAMEDDKASKLNDAAGEKHWTPLHYAVFFKQTAWVKYLFRQQKKVVSKINVDAKDVDDQTPLHLAAAAGLKDIVKTLLEKGAKVYEKTKKQNTPLDLAVMHNRKEVIDDLLTFEKDQKLKNGKPAKENDAKACQLAKGEMLDLLKKMDRCGNFRRSIESNSKNSSREITLTGMFENNNLRPLLTSNKPKENLAFKNIKPLTQVDVNGALLLLDLFVRKVTNEKYNSAVIGSESLLDARARALNITDNLQKIMEMAGNDGDLFDIHSRIYKAIMSGNDSKLVKEVCTYLNRYSTLEPQKVEKFISAMFENKSARITRKAIQESGQLSVGLVSQVGPFNQILRSFSVDGGTPLTSLSVGLSYPGQCRNCEGGAIGPEFIFMDDNARPHRALMVGEYLEGEDIQRMDWPAKSPDLNPIEHVWDALGRAIAMHQPPPRTYLELKISLVEEWEDLPQVFLNSLINSMHTRCACFSRLATKSSIYRCLSKRAAEVGKSFI, encoded by the exons ATGGATTTGGGttcgaatgaaaattatttggaGACGGGTAAATCGTTGATGCGTATGACGAGAGAGATGAGCTTAGAAGAGCAAGGAGCGAATtgcaaaacaattgaaaaaggTCAGAATTATATGGACGCGACAATTGGTATAGCCGGTTTTGCATTAGGTGTGGCAGCCTTGTTTACCATGCCAATGTTAATCGTGGTCTCCTCCGCTCTATTAATTAATGTACTGATTGCCAAAGCTTTAACAGCAGATGAGAACATTGAGAGAGAATGTGCTGATCTCCCTTTCAAAGAGTTAGACGAAAAAATGAAAGCTAGACAAGAAGAAACAGATAGAAAAATTGCAGaacaaactgaaattttaaaagaagtaagtGAAAAAGTTGGCCAAACTCTCGACAAAATAGAAGATGTAAGAAAGGAAATGGGCGATAACTTTCAGAGGGTATTGAATAAAATCGGGGATCTGGATGCCAGTAACCCAGTTTCCGAAATAAAAACAGCGATCGAATCCATTTCATTTAGTGAGGAGAACAAAAGGTTAGCAACTCCTGAGCGTTATGTTTACATCATCCAGCAAGAAGTAGCAAAAAATTCAGATTCATCTCTTTACAATTACATTGGAATGCAAGGTAGTCTGTATAATGCCATTTTTGCTGTGATTAACAAGAAGAATACCATTAAACCAAACATTGCCCTTCCCGGACTCAACATTGGAGTTACGACTTACGCATCGACCGTCATTACTCTCATTCAGCAACTACGTTACATGTCGGAATATGCTTACCAAAAGGGTGATTTGAAAAAGTTCAACAACTATTTCAATCGTCTTTGctttgatttcaattatttcaaactgATAGTTAATGGTTCCTCAAAAAAGCAAGGTATAATCGATCAAGTTACGCAGATGTTAAACgaagcaaaaaaaagtaaaagcaagCAAGATCTTGGCGATGAATTGTTCGACAATATTGGAACATACATCACCCAACTTAATCAATTAAAGCAAAAGATTACAGCACTTTCATTAGATGTGCTCGAAACCACCCCAGATAAGAACATGGATATTGATTTCAACTCCAGAACTGGGAATCAACGCAGTAGTAGTAACTTCTTAGACTGGAAAAAAGGCACTAAGGTCAGTTACGCAGTGCAGTTCGAAAAAGATGGTAAGTATTCTAAAGTTAGTGGCTGGACTTCACCACAGGATATAGTGGATATAGCCAATCCGGATATTGTATTCCGGAAATCGAGCAATATGAATAGATTAGTCTTCCGTAAATTTGGCAATGGCGATGCAGAATTGGCATACATCCTCCCTGGCTCGGAAGTAAAATTTAGAGACGTCCACAGGGATTTGtataatttagcttttaaaaactcCCTCAGCGAGTCGCAGGTTTCAAGTAACATGGATAGACTCATTAGATTGGGAGCGAATGTTAAGGCAGTGTTTGAGGGTAAACGAACCGTTATTCATGCGGCAGCTATTGCTGGACGATCTGTTATGTTAGGTAAGATATTAGAAAAAGACCGTTCTCTCATTAATAAACCAGATAGACTCGGCTTCACCCCTCTTCACTTAGCTGCTGAAAATAAAAGGACCGCTTTCGCACGATGGCTAATTAACCGTGGAGCAAACGTTAACTTACAAGGACAGGAATTTAAAGTTTCCCCTCTGCATTTGGCTGTGCGTTACCATGCCGATGAAATTGTAGAAGACCTGTTAGAGAGCTCAAAAATAAACCCGAATTTAAAAGACATAGCAGGCCTCACTCCTTTGCACTATGCTGTAACTGACGAAAAttacgataaatattttttcactacaCTAATAGATAATAAGAAAACAGATTTGAATGTAAAGGATAACAATGGATTAGCAGTTGTGCATTATGCAACCATACTCAATCGCTGGGAAGAGGTAATCGatttaacttacaaaaaagaaagatttgatATTTTTGCAAAGGATAACCAGCAGATGTTAGCTGTTCATTATGATGCTATGAAAGGAAATCAGGTTGAAGAATTAGTAGCTATGGAAGATGACAAAGCGTCTAAGCTTAATGATGCCGCCGGCGAGAAACATTGGACTCCTTTACATTATGccgtattttttaagcaaactgcTTGGGTAAAATATCTGTTTCGGCAGCAAAAAAAAGTGGTATCAAAGATTAATGTTGATGCCAAAGACGTTGATGATCAGACTCCTTTGCACTTAGCTGCTGCAGCTGGCTTGAAAGATATTGTTAAAACACTTTTGGAAAAAGGAGcaaaagtttatgaaaagaCGAAGAAACAAAATACACCTCTTGATCTCGCAGTCATGCATAATAGAAAAGAAGTTATTGATGATTTGCTGACATTTGAAAAagatcaaaaattgaaaaatgggaAGCCTGCCAAAGAAAATGATGCTAAGGCGTGTCAATTAGCAAAGGGAGAGATGTTAGATCTACTAAAGAAGATGGATCGTTGCGGCAATTTCCGCCGCTCGATTGAATCGAATTCTAAAAACTCTTCTCGGGAAATCACTCTTACTGgcatgtttgaaaataataatttaagaccTTTGTTAACTTCGAATAAACCAAAAGAGAATTTggcattcaaaaatattaaaccgcTAACACAAGTAGATGTAAATGGTGCCTTGCTCTTACTGGATCTCTTCGTACGGAAAGTGACGaacgaaaaatataattctgcagtGATTGGTTCTGAATCGTTGTTAGATGCACGAGCTCGAGCTTTAAATATCACGGATAACTTGCAAAAGATCATGGAAATGGCAGGAAATGATGGAGATCTTTTTGACATTCATTCGAGGATATACAAGGCTATTATGAGCGGAAATGATTCCAAACTTGTAAAGGAAGTATGCACTTATTTAAACCGGTATTCCACTTTGGAACcgcaaaaagttgaaaaatttatttctgcaatgtttgaaaataaatcagcCAGAATTACTAGGAAAGCAATTCAAG AATCTGGTCAGCTTTCTGTGGGTTTAGTCAGCCAAGTTGGTCCTTTCAACCAGATATTGAGATCTTTCAGTGTAGATGGTGGAACGCCTCTTACTAGTTTGTCGGTTGGATTGTCTTATCCCGGGCAATGCCGCAACTGTGAGGG gggcgctattggccctgagttcatttttatggacgacaatgcgagaccacatagggctctcatggttgGTGAGTATCTGGAAggcgaggatattcaacgaatggattggcccgCCAAATCtcctgacctgaatcctattgaacatgtttgggatgctcttgggagagctattgcgatgcaCCAACCTCCCCCAAGAACCtatctggagttaaaaatttctctggtggaagaatgggaggaTCTTCCACAAGTCttccttaactcccttattaacagcatgcatactcgttgtgcatgct TTTCTAGACTAGCCACAAAATCATCCATATATAGGTGTTTATCTAAAAGAGCTGCAGAAGTAGGGAAGTCATTTATATGA